The window CCACCGGGAGCGCGAGTGATGGGCAATCCGGCGCAAGTGATGGGGGAGGTGGAGTGAACCCCGACCGCACGTTGCCGTGGGATTGGTATCCGGGAAGAATACCTGAGAACGTTTCCCTGGACGAAACGGCCTACGTCGAGACCTCGTTCAGTTTCCATTTCTTCCGCAGCCGGCTGCCGCTCGGTGTCGAGATCGGACGGGGCGCTTCCACTTATCTTGGAACCATGTTCGATATCGGACCGAAAGGCCGCGTGAAGCTTGGCAATTTCACCCTCGTGCATGGCGCGCGAATCATCTGTGATGCCGAGGTCACCATAGGTGATTGCGCTCTCATTTCTTGGAATGTCGTGCTGATGGATACCTGGCGGTTGCCGCGCGCCGCGCGAGACCGCCGCGCGGAACTCGAACTTGTGCCAACGCGCCGGCCAAGGCTGGCCACGGGTGACAACACGCTTGCGCGACCAATCCGCATTGAACGCAATGTCTGGGTGGGGTTCGATTGCTGCGTGTTGCCCGGCGTCACGATTGGTGAAGGTTCGGTCGTTGGCGCGCGTTCGGTTGTGATTGAAGACGTGCCCCCGTTCACGGTCGTGGCCGGTAATCCGGCCTGCGTGATTCGAAGGTTGGATCCTCAGACAAGGACGCACGATGCCTGAACAACGCCCGGCAAGAGGCAAGGTCATCGTCTTCGGTATCCTCTTCTGGTATCCGCTGGCGGGCGTGACCTTCCAGTTCCTGCATTACCTCACCGGCTTGCGGAAACTCGGTTACGATCCCTATTATATCGAAGATTCGGGCCGCTGGATTTACGACCCGCGCCTCAACGACCTTTCACCCGATGCAACCGGCAACATCGAAGCTGTCCTGCCCGCGCTCGAGGCTCACGGGTTCGGCGACCGCTGGGCGTTTCGGGGAAATTATCCCGACGGCAAATGCTATGGCATGACAGGGGAACAGATTTTGCAACTTTACAGGGAGGCCGACGCATTCCTGAACATCACCGGCGCCCAGGAGATCCGCGAGGAACACCTCGCCTGCAAACGCCGCATCTATGTCGAGTCCGATCCGTTCGCTTCCCAGGTCAAAGAGGCCAAAGGCGACGAGGGCATGATCAAAACGCTTGCGGCACATGACACGTTGTTCACCTTCGGTGAAAATCTCGGCGCGCCAGATTGTGTTGTGCCGGCCGGAAAATTCCACTGGTTGCCAACACGCCAGCCCATCGCGCTCGATTTGTGGGACAATTCTCATCCACCACGTGCCGATACGGCCTACAACACAATCACGACCTGGCACAACAAAGGCAAAGACATCGTCTGGAACGACGACACGTGGTATTGGACGAAAGATCGTGAGTTTGAAAAATTCCTCGACCTGCCGCGGCGCAACCCGAATGTGGCGTTCGAGCTGGCAGCGACCGTGGACGAAAAGGTGCGGCGTCGATTACATGAGCACGGCTGGCGTCAGGTCAGCTCGCTCGAGATGTCGCGCGACTGCGACGTTTACCGGAATTACATTCAACAGTCCCGCGGCGAGTTCACGGTGGCGCGCGACCAGTATGTTCGCCCGAACACCGGCTGGTTCAGCGACCGCACCGCATGCTATCTTGCGGCGGGCCGCCCGGTCATCACACAGGAAACCGGCTTCAGCAAATTCCTGCCGACCGGCAAGGGGCTGTTTGGTTTCAAGACGATGGCCGACATTCTGACGGCAGTGGATGCCATTGAAAGCGACCACGCGGGCAATTGCCGCGCGGCTCGCGAAATAGCGGCGGCATATTTCGCGGCGGAGAAAGTGGTGGGCAGCCTCATGCAACGCGCAGGATTGTGAAAATTATTTTCGCCGGTACCATTGGGCGTTCCGGCCTCGGCGGCCAGGCCTGGGCGAGTCTGCAATATCTGCTCGGCTTCCGCGCGCTCGGCCATGACGTTCTCTACCTGGAAGACTGCGGCGAAACCACCTGGGTCTGGAACTGGGAAAAACAGGAATGGGATTACGGGCTGGATTATCCCTCGGAATACGTCAACGCCTGCCTCGCGCCCGTCGGTCTGGGCGACCGGTGGATCTACCGGACGAACGCTGGCTTTCGTGGCCTCCCGCCGGACCAGTTCCACCAATTTTGCGCAGCGGCCGACCTGCTCATTCTGCGCGCCGCGCCACTCTGGGTCCGGCGGAAGGAATACGACTTGCCACTCCGCCGCGCCTTCATCGATGTTGACCCCGGCTTCACCCAGATCAGCATCGCCAATGGAGACAAGGGGCTGATCGAGGGCATCTCACAATGCGATCG is drawn from Candidatus Angelobacter sp. and contains these coding sequences:
- a CDS encoding glycosyltransferase family 1 protein; this translates as MKIIFAGTIGRSGLGGQAWASLQYLLGFRALGHDVLYLEDCGETTWVWNWEKQEWDYGLDYPSEYVNACLAPVGLGDRWIYRTNAGFRGLPPDQFHQFCAAADLLILRAAPLWVRRKEYDLPLRRAFIDVDPGFTQISIANGDKGLIEGISQCDR